A window of Microcystis aeruginosa FD4 contains these coding sequences:
- a CDS encoding aldolase/citrate lyase family protein, protein MNSLEKKMVQLLRELREDHHVSGVKAEFETEGTRLTEAMRLKEISLKAGVDFNLKIAGCEAIRDIFDAVNLGVDRLIAPMVETAYALQKYLRAARRVLADQGVEDVELLVNIETITACDNFQEMLAIPEIKSLHGIVIGRMDLASSLGLTRRDVNSEQVLDLALPLAKKAKAAGLTVAIGGGVSLDSLPFFKMFCQGHFDRFETRKVIFDCPQALDNFSLAWSKAIEFELLWLENKKNYYGAIVREDDQRLAILHDLLFG, encoded by the coding sequence ATGAATTCCTTAGAAAAAAAAATGGTGCAACTGTTAAGAGAACTCAGGGAAGATCACCATGTTTCAGGGGTAAAAGCGGAATTCGAGACGGAAGGAACCCGACTGACGGAAGCGATGCGGTTGAAAGAAATTAGTCTGAAAGCGGGGGTAGATTTTAATCTGAAAATCGCCGGTTGCGAAGCGATCAGAGATATCTTTGATGCAGTTAATTTAGGAGTCGATCGCTTGATTGCTCCCATGGTAGAAACAGCCTACGCTTTACAAAAATATCTGCGGGCAGCTAGGAGGGTTTTAGCCGATCAAGGGGTGGAAGATGTGGAGTTATTAGTTAATATCGAAACGATTACTGCCTGTGATAATTTTCAGGAAATGTTGGCGATTCCAGAGATAAAATCTCTCCATGGTATCGTCATCGGACGCATGGATTTAGCCTCTTCTTTGGGATTAACTCGCCGGGATGTCAATAGCGAGCAAGTTTTAGATCTGGCTTTACCTTTGGCAAAAAAAGCTAAGGCTGCCGGTTTGACTGTGGCTATTGGGGGTGGGGTGTCACTAGATTCTTTACCGTTTTTCAAAATGTTCTGCCAAGGACATTTTGACCGCTTCGAGACGCGCAAAGTTATCTTTGATTGTCCCCAAGCTTTGGATAATTTTAGTTTAGCTTGGTCCAAGGCGATCGAGTTTGAATTACTCTGGCTAGAGAATAAAAAAAATTATTATGGTGCTATTGTTCGTGAAGATGACCAGCGTTTAGCAATCCTCCATGATTTACTTTTTGGTTAA
- a CDS encoding transposase codes for MTFDPEKHHRRSIRLRNYDYSQPGAYFVTICTYQKRPWFGEIKNGQMYLNQLGKIVADEWLKTCKIRPNFQLAEWVIMPNHFHGIVIINDYSGDNQSLGNGQSASRFRRTQFDQLTDHDAPPQQKPNSLSSCIAGFKSAVTKRINLLRQNTDTPIWQRNYYESILRDEKYLAVVREYIINNPKNWPNDRDYLPIDRQSQELYLDLLF; via the coding sequence ATGACCTTTGATCCTGAAAAACATCATCGTCGTTCTATTCGCCTCAGAAATTATGATTATTCCCAACCTGGAGCATATTTTGTGACTATTTGTACCTACCAAAAACGACCTTGGTTTGGAGAAATCAAAAATGGTCAAATGTACCTTAATCAATTAGGAAAAATTGTTGCTGATGAATGGCTAAAAACCTGCAAAATTCGACCTAATTTTCAATTGGCTGAATGGGTTATTATGCCCAATCATTTCCATGGAATTGTTATAATTAATGATTATTCTGGCGACAATCAGAGTTTGGGCAACGGGCAATCAGCCTCTAGATTTAGGCGCACGCAGTTCGATCAACTCACTGACCACGATGCGCCCCCACAGCAGAAACCGAATTCTTTATCGTCATGTATTGCGGGGTTTAAATCGGCGGTTACTAAACGAATTAATTTGCTTCGACAGAACACAGATACTCCTATCTGGCAACGCAATTATTATGAATCAATTCTTCGAGATGAAAAGTATCTAGCAGTTGTTCGAGAATATATTATTAACAATCCCAAAAACTGGCCAAATGATCGAGATTATCTGCCAATCGATCGACAATCACAAGAATTATATTTAGATTTGTTGTTTTAA
- the aspS gene encoding aspartate--tRNA ligase translates to MRTHYCGDLSAIEIEKSVTLFGWVDRRRDHGGVIFIDLRDRSGIVQIVSDPQRTPASYPIAETVRNEYVLKVTGTVSQRPPESLNPRIATGEIEIYATSIEILNGVTKQLPFVVSSSESESVREDVRLRYRYLDLRRERMSQNLQLRHQVVKEMRRFLEDEQHFIEVETPILTRSTPEGARDYLVPSRVNPGQWYALPQSPQLFKQLLMVSGMDRYYQIARCFRDEDLRADRQPEFTQLDMEMSFLSLPEILALNEALIAHIFKKVKNIDISLPLPRLTYAEAMDRYGIDRPDTRFDLELVNVAEIFADSGFKVFSGAIASGGTVKVLPIPNGNEAISNVRIKPGGDLFKEATDAGAKGIAYIRVREDYDFDTIGAIKDNLTEAQKQALIEKTGAKPGHLLLFGAGDTDTVNKSLSRLRLVLGEQLGLIDPEKINLLWVTDFPMFEYNAEEKRLEALHHPFTAPNPEDLDDLAQARALAYDMIFNGIEIGGGSLRIYQREVQEKVFATIGLSPEEAYNKFGFLLEAFEYGTPPHGGIAYGLDRLVMLLAGEESIRDVIAFPKTQQASCLLTSAPSTVAAKQLKELCVASTYKPPS, encoded by the coding sequence ATGCGAACTCACTACTGTGGCGACCTTAGCGCGATCGAAATTGAAAAAAGTGTCACCCTCTTTGGTTGGGTCGATCGCCGTCGCGATCACGGTGGCGTTATTTTTATCGATCTGCGGGATCGCAGTGGTATTGTCCAGATCGTCAGTGATCCCCAACGAACCCCCGCTTCCTACCCGATCGCTGAAACCGTTAGAAACGAGTATGTCCTCAAGGTGACGGGAACAGTCAGTCAAAGGCCGCCCGAATCCCTGAACCCGCGCATTGCCACAGGAGAAATCGAAATTTACGCCACTAGCATCGAGATTCTCAACGGGGTTACTAAACAACTGCCTTTTGTCGTCTCTAGTTCCGAAAGTGAATCGGTACGGGAAGATGTGCGCTTGCGATACCGCTATCTAGACCTACGCCGGGAGCGTATGAGTCAGAATTTACAACTACGTCACCAAGTTGTCAAAGAAATGCGCCGTTTTCTCGAAGATGAACAGCATTTTATCGAAGTGGAAACGCCAATTTTAACTCGATCGACTCCCGAAGGGGCGCGGGATTATCTAGTTCCTTCCCGTGTCAACCCCGGCCAATGGTACGCTTTACCCCAATCACCGCAATTATTTAAGCAATTATTAATGGTGTCAGGAATGGATCGCTACTATCAAATCGCCCGCTGTTTCCGCGACGAAGATCTGCGCGCTGATCGTCAACCGGAATTTACTCAGTTGGATATGGAGATGAGTTTTCTCTCTTTACCTGAGATTTTAGCCCTGAATGAGGCTTTAATCGCTCATATCTTCAAAAAAGTCAAAAATATTGATATAAGCCTGCCCCTGCCCCGTTTAACCTATGCTGAGGCTATGGATCGCTATGGGATCGATCGCCCCGATACCCGTTTTGACCTGGAATTGGTCAATGTGGCGGAGATTTTTGCCGATTCGGGATTTAAGGTGTTTTCAGGGGCGATCGCTAGTGGTGGGACGGTGAAAGTTTTACCGATTCCCAACGGTAACGAGGCGATTTCTAACGTCAGAATCAAGCCTGGTGGGGATTTATTCAAAGAAGCCACCGATGCCGGAGCCAAAGGAATCGCCTACATCCGCGTGCGCGAGGACTACGATTTTGATACCATTGGTGCAATTAAAGATAACCTGACAGAGGCACAAAAACAGGCTTTAATCGAGAAGACTGGCGCAAAACCAGGCCATCTGCTCTTATTTGGGGCAGGAGATACCGATACAGTCAATAAATCCCTATCTCGCCTACGCTTAGTTTTAGGGGAACAATTGGGATTAATTGATCCCGAGAAAATCAACCTCCTCTGGGTGACGGATTTCCCGATGTTTGAATACAACGCCGAGGAAAAACGCCTAGAAGCATTGCATCACCCCTTTACTGCCCCCAATCCCGAAGATTTAGACGATCTAGCCCAGGCTCGCGCCCTAGCCTACGATATGATTTTTAATGGTATTGAAATCGGTGGCGGCAGTTTGCGGATCTATCAACGGGAAGTACAGGAAAAAGTCTTCGCTACCATCGGTCTATCCCCAGAGGAAGCCTATAATAAATTCGGCTTTTTGTTAGAAGCTTTTGAATACGGAACCCCTCCCCACGGTGGTATCGCCTACGGTTTAGATCGCTTGGTGATGTTGTTAGCAGGAGAAGAATCGATTCGCGATGTGATTGCTTTCCCGAAAACCCAGCAAGCTAGTTGTTTACTCACTTCTGCACCTTCGACAGTGGCAGCCAAGCAATTAAAAGAATTATGCGTTGCTTCTACCTACAAACCGCCATCCTAA